In Carassius auratus strain Wakin chromosome 49, ASM336829v1, whole genome shotgun sequence, one DNA window encodes the following:
- the klhl40b gene encoding kelch-like protein 40b, whose product MALPIDPMEEPRMYQQTLLQDGLYDLLESDMMVDCVLKIKDKEFPCHRLVLAACSSYFRSFFKSGVEESKQKEIVLEDVEPGVMGMILKYLYTSNINVTEQNVQDIFALANMLQIPSIFTVCVSFLQKRLSLSNCLAIFRLGLMLDCPRLAISARNFACERFQLIARDEEFLQLTPSELAAIIASDSLNVETEQDVFEALLKWVGHDQEKRLEELPGLLDCVRLRLVPEEYFTKSVEKHEWLSSNPEITKKLQLVKDAHAGKLPEVKKTKSKKSVGEEGEKEGEEEEEEEQGELLPGILNDNLRFGMFLRDLIFLINSTASVAYDPTGNDCYVASISNQIPKNHCSLVTKENQIFVAGGLFFDEQSKDEQIYLYFLQFDPAASDWMGMPPIPSPRFLFGMGEAENFIFVIGGKEMKEGECILDTVMAYDRQYLKWAESDPLPYPVYGHGVVSHNEMIYVIGGKGENKGCLNKVCAYDTKKHQWKDLAPLNSARSLFGVTIHKNKIYVVAGVTDTGLTGSAEVYDIKTNKWSEFVEFPQERSSLSLVTVGGVLYAVGGFAMFPKEDSDDLLPQEMNDIWRYDEGERKWIGILREIQYASGATVLGVRLNTLRLTKMRD is encoded by the exons ATGGCTCTACCCATCGATCCCATGGAGGAGCCGCGCATGTACCAGCAAACCCTACTGCAGGATGGTCTATACGATCTTCTAGAGAGCGATATGATGGTTGACTGTGTGTTGAAGATCAAAGACAAGGAGTTTCCCTGTCACCGGCTGGTCCTGGCCGCTTGCAGCTCGTACTTCAGAAGTTTCTTTAAGTCAGGTGTGGAGGAGAGTAAACAGAAGGAGATTGTGTTGGAGGATGTGGAGCCTGGCGTCATGGGGATGATCTTGAAGTACCTCTACACCTCGAACATCAATGTAACAGAACAAAACGTACAAGACATCTTCGCTCTGGCCAACATGCTTCAGATCCCCTCgattttcactgtgtgtgtgtccttcctGCAAAAGAGACTGAGTTTGAGCAACTGTTTGGCAATTTTTCGACTAGGCCTGATGCTGGATTGTCCTCGTCTGGCCATATCGGCGAGAAACTTCGCGTGTGAACGCTTCCAGTTGATTGCCCGGGATGAAGAATTCCTGCAACTGACTCCAAGTGAATTGGCAGCCATTATCGCATCGGACTCTTTGAATGTAGAAACGGAGCAAGACGTTTTCGAAGCTTTGCTCAAGTGGGTTGGACATGACCAAGAGAAGAGATTGGAGGAACTACCAGGTCTGCTGGATTGCGTCAGATTACGTCTGGTTCCTGAGGAATACTTCACCAAAAGCGTGGAGAAACATGAATGGTTGAGCTCAAACCCAGAGATCACCAAGAAACTGCAACTGGTCAAAGACGCCCATGCTGGGAAGCTTCCTGAAGTCAAGAAGACCAAAAGCAAAAAGAGCGTTGGTGAGGAAGGAGAGAAGGAgggagaagaagaggaggaggaagagcaggGGGAGCTGCTTCCAGGAATCTTGAATGACAATCTGCGGTTCGGGATGTTCCTGAGAGACTTGATCTTCTTGATCAATAGCACTGCATCAGTGGCGTATGACCCAACGGGAAATGATTGTTATGTGGCGTCAATCTCCAACCAAATTCCTAAAAACCACTGCAGTCTGGTCACAAAAGAAAATCAGATATTTGTGGCAGGTGGACTCTTTTTTGACGAGCAGAGCAAAGACGAACAGATCTATTTATACTTTTTGCAG TTTGACCCTGCAGCATCAGACTGGATGGGCATGCCTCCCATCCCCTCCCCCCGCTTCCTATTTGGCATGGGAGAGGcagaaaacttcatctttgttatTGGAGGGAAAGAAATGAAGGAAGGAGAATGCATTCTGGACACAGTTATGGCTTATGACAGACA gtatctTAAATGGGCAGAGTCAGATCCTCTTCCCTACCCAGTATATGGCCATGGAGTAGTATCTCATAACGAAATGATCTATGTAATTGGAGGAAAGGGAGAGAACAA AGGGTGTTTGAACAAAGTGTGTGCATACGACACTAAAAAGCATCAGTGGAAGGATTTGGCTCCATTAAATTCTGCACGTTCACTCTTTGGGGTCACAATTCACAAAAACAAGATCTACGTGGTAGCTGGTGTGACTGACACTGGCCTCACCGGCAGCGCTGAAGTCTATGACATCAAAACCAACAA GTGGTCAGAGTTTGTCGAGTTTCCCCAGGAACGTAGTTCACTTAGCCTGGTCACTGTGGGTGGTGTCCTCTATGCTGTGGGTGGATTTGCCATGTTCCCCAAAGAGGACAGCGATGATCTCTTGCCACAGGAGATGAATGACATCTGGAG GTATGATGAGGGTGAGAGGAAATGGATTGGCATACTGAGAGAGATTCAATATGCATCTGGTGCAACGGTTCTGGGAGTTCGTCTTAACACTCTTCGGCTCACTAAAATGCGAGACTAA
- the LOC113066294 gene encoding protein-cysteine N-palmitoyltransferase HHAT-like protein isoform X2: MGVKAALPRYELYFYNVVLCMAMLWAARWIFDVSSSNSNRKTFKTSVQSGWHYSGRKMDTADVEWMMWFSTFREHIIFALSGHVIFAKICTLLAPQLRSLVFMVYGLLAVFTSMGWAYVTLILSHCVLLYSISLVKLRWLCFVAGLTTLATFKMEPFISWQAGFVTGSFELRPLLFYSGCGFTILRCLSFALENCERKDGNYSILELLKYNFYLPFFYFGPIMTFDKFYTQQANNPSLTRKDGEMWNISIQALLNLGVIIIVAVILHFMYILTIPSDMKLLKHISDWALVGLAYLNLVYDWVKAAVMFGVINTVSRLDHLDPPKPPKCITMLYVFSETHFDRGINDFLCNYVYNYLGGKHDNVLDELIASLCTFGITALWLGPSWVVFIWAFLNCFGLNFELWTTKFFTMEPFISIEMAISESMSRRIRAVFNAFNFWTIVLCNVLALNSLEFANLVAKRLFLKGFPFTTITVMFVTYCLIQLIKERERRQALIDDPDPIPPPPPPTDPSSARTDPQPVDPNKQKAE, from the exons CTGGGCTGCCAGATGGATATTTGATGTATCCAGCT CAAATTCCAACAGAAAAACCTTCAAGACCAGCGTTCAGTCAGGATGGCATTACTCCGGTAGAAAAATG GACACAGCTGATGTTGAGTGGATGATGTGGTTCTCTACGTTTCGAGAACATATCATCTTTGCACTCTCAGGTCATGTGATCTTTGCCAAGATCTGCACCTTGCTGGCTCCACAG CTCAGATCTCTGGTGTTCATGGTGTATGGTCTGCTGGCGGTTTTCACCAGTATGGGCTGGGCCTACGTCACGCTCATCCTCTCTCACTGTGTGCTGCTCTACAGCATCTCTCTGGTCAAGCTCAGGTGGCTCTGCTTTGTAGCTGGACTCACTACACTGGCTACTTTCAAAATGGAGCCCTTCATTTCCTGGCAG GCAGGGTTTGTGACTGGCAGTTTTGAGCTGCGTCCTCTTCTGTTCTACAGCGGCTGTGGGTTCACTATCCTGCGCTGTTTGAGTTTTGCTCTTGAGAACTGTGAGAGGAAAGACGGAAACTACAGCATCCTGGAGCTACTCAAGTACAACTTCTACCTTCCTTTCTTTTACTTTGGACCCATCATGACCTTCGACAAGTTTTACACTCAG CAGGCCAACAATCCATCCCTCACAAGAAAGGATGGAGAGATGTGGAACATTTCCATTCAGGCCCTGCTAAACCTGGGGGTTATTATAATAGTGGCAGTCATCCTTCACTTCATGTACATTCTGACCATACCTAGTGACATGAAGCTCCTTAAACACATCTCTGACTGGGCCCTTg TTGGATTGGCTTATTTAAATCTGGTGTATGACTGGGTGAAAGCAGCGGTGATGTTCGGAGTGATAAACACCGTATCAAGACTGGATCACCTGGACCCTCCCAAACCACCGAAATGCATTACAATGCTTTATGTGTTCTCTGAGAC acacTTTGATCGAGGAATAAATGACTTTCTCTGCAA TTATGTTTATAACTATCTCGGTGGGAAGCATGACAATGTTTTAGATGAGCTGATAGCCTCTCTGTGCACGTTTGGCATCACAGCCCTCTGGCTGGGACCAAGCTGGGTGGTTTTCATCTGGGCTTTCTTAAACTGCTTTGGCCTTAATTTTGAATTGTGGACCACCAAGTTCTTTACCATGGAACCTTTTATTTCTATCGAG ATGGCGATATCAGAATCTATGTCACGCAGGATCAGGGCTGTGTTCAATGCCTTCAACTTCTGGACAATTGTCCTTTGCAATGTCCTGGCCCTGAACAGTCTTGAATTTGCCAATTTGGTTGCCAAGAGATTGTTTCTGAAAG GCTTCCCTTTCACCACCATCACGGTGATGTTCGTTACCTACTGCTTGATTCAGCTGATTAAAGAAAGGGAAAGAAGACAGGCTTTGATTGATGATCCAGACCCAATCCCCCCTCCACCCCCTCCCACAGATCCCAGCTCCGCCCGGACAGACCCCCAGCCTGTGGACCCAAACAAGCAGAAGGCAGAGTAG
- the LOC113066294 gene encoding protein-cysteine N-palmitoyltransferase HHAT-like protein isoform X1, with amino-acid sequence MGVKAALPRYELYFYNVVLCMAMLWAARWIFDVSSSNSNRKTFKTSVQSGWHYSGRKMDTADVEWMMWFSTFREHIIFALSGHVIFAKICTLLAPQLRSLVFMVYGLLAVFTSMGWAYVTLILSHCVLLYSISLVKLRWLCFVAGLTTLATFKMEPFISWQAGFVTGSFELRPLLFYSGCGFTILRCLSFALENCERKDGNYSILELLKYNFYLPFFYFGPIMTFDKFYTQANNPSLTRKDGEMWNISIQALLNLGVIIIVAVILHFMYILTIPSDMKLLKHISDWALVGLAYLNLVYDWVKAAVMFGVINTVSRLDHLDPPKPPKCITMLYVFSETHFDRGINDFLCNYVYNYLGGKHDNVLDELIASLCTFGITALWLGPSWVVFIWAFLNCFGLNFELWTTKFFTMEPFISIEMAISESMSRRIRAVFNAFNFWTIVLCNVLALNSLEFANLVAKRLFLKGFPFTTITVMFVTYCLIQLIKERERRQALIDDPDPIPPPPPPTDPSSARTDPQPVDPNKQKAE; translated from the exons CTGGGCTGCCAGATGGATATTTGATGTATCCAGCT CAAATTCCAACAGAAAAACCTTCAAGACCAGCGTTCAGTCAGGATGGCATTACTCCGGTAGAAAAATG GACACAGCTGATGTTGAGTGGATGATGTGGTTCTCTACGTTTCGAGAACATATCATCTTTGCACTCTCAGGTCATGTGATCTTTGCCAAGATCTGCACCTTGCTGGCTCCACAG CTCAGATCTCTGGTGTTCATGGTGTATGGTCTGCTGGCGGTTTTCACCAGTATGGGCTGGGCCTACGTCACGCTCATCCTCTCTCACTGTGTGCTGCTCTACAGCATCTCTCTGGTCAAGCTCAGGTGGCTCTGCTTTGTAGCTGGACTCACTACACTGGCTACTTTCAAAATGGAGCCCTTCATTTCCTGGCAG GCAGGGTTTGTGACTGGCAGTTTTGAGCTGCGTCCTCTTCTGTTCTACAGCGGCTGTGGGTTCACTATCCTGCGCTGTTTGAGTTTTGCTCTTGAGAACTGTGAGAGGAAAGACGGAAACTACAGCATCCTGGAGCTACTCAAGTACAACTTCTACCTTCCTTTCTTTTACTTTGGACCCATCATGACCTTCGACAAGTTTTACACTCAG GCCAACAATCCATCCCTCACAAGAAAGGATGGAGAGATGTGGAACATTTCCATTCAGGCCCTGCTAAACCTGGGGGTTATTATAATAGTGGCAGTCATCCTTCACTTCATGTACATTCTGACCATACCTAGTGACATGAAGCTCCTTAAACACATCTCTGACTGGGCCCTTg TTGGATTGGCTTATTTAAATCTGGTGTATGACTGGGTGAAAGCAGCGGTGATGTTCGGAGTGATAAACACCGTATCAAGACTGGATCACCTGGACCCTCCCAAACCACCGAAATGCATTACAATGCTTTATGTGTTCTCTGAGAC acacTTTGATCGAGGAATAAATGACTTTCTCTGCAA TTATGTTTATAACTATCTCGGTGGGAAGCATGACAATGTTTTAGATGAGCTGATAGCCTCTCTGTGCACGTTTGGCATCACAGCCCTCTGGCTGGGACCAAGCTGGGTGGTTTTCATCTGGGCTTTCTTAAACTGCTTTGGCCTTAATTTTGAATTGTGGACCACCAAGTTCTTTACCATGGAACCTTTTATTTCTATCGAG ATGGCGATATCAGAATCTATGTCACGCAGGATCAGGGCTGTGTTCAATGCCTTCAACTTCTGGACAATTGTCCTTTGCAATGTCCTGGCCCTGAACAGTCTTGAATTTGCCAATTTGGTTGCCAAGAGATTGTTTCTGAAAG GCTTCCCTTTCACCACCATCACGGTGATGTTCGTTACCTACTGCTTGATTCAGCTGATTAAAGAAAGGGAAAGAAGACAGGCTTTGATTGATGATCCAGACCCAATCCCCCCTCCACCCCCTCCCACAGATCCCAGCTCCGCCCGGACAGACCCCCAGCCTGTGGACCCAAACAAGCAGAAGGCAGAGTAG